One genomic window of Halorhabdus sp. CBA1104 includes the following:
- a CDS encoding DNA-directed RNA polymerase subunit D, giving the protein MAEYDVTFIEREEREARFLIRGVTPAFANGIRRAMIADVPTFSVDTVRVIENSSVMFDEQIGLRLGLVPLTTPLGDFEIGDEVTLALDVEGPGTAYSGDLVANDEMVEAADTDIPIIELKEDQRLELEADAVLETGRDHAKHQGGVAVSYRHLQRIEEGGERDEFADDESHIVRGVIEDDGDLIPTEDFDNDLTNRYPNTEVAVEDVPEAFVFHVETDGSFDVDTLVTEATDTLRSRAEALTDAVAL; this is encoded by the coding sequence ATGGCCGAGTACGACGTCACGTTCATCGAACGCGAGGAACGCGAAGCCCGGTTCCTAATCCGGGGTGTCACCCCCGCGTTCGCCAACGGCATCCGGCGGGCGATGATCGCAGACGTGCCGACGTTCAGTGTCGACACTGTCCGCGTTATCGAGAACTCGAGCGTGATGTTCGACGAGCAGATCGGCCTTCGACTCGGGCTCGTTCCGTTGACGACGCCACTCGGTGACTTCGAAATCGGTGACGAAGTGACCCTCGCACTGGACGTCGAAGGTCCCGGAACGGCATACTCCGGCGATCTGGTGGCAAACGACGAGATGGTCGAAGCCGCCGATACAGACATCCCGATCATCGAGCTCAAGGAGGATCAGCGACTCGAACTCGAAGCCGATGCCGTTCTCGAAACGGGTCGTGACCACGCCAAACATCAGGGCGGCGTGGCAGTCTCCTATCGACACCTCCAGCGCATCGAAGAGGGCGGCGAACGCGACGAGTTCGCCGACGACGAGTCCCACATCGTTCGCGGTGTCATCGAAGACGACGGCGACTTGATTCCCACCGAGGACTTCGACAACGATCTGACGAACCGCTACCCCAACACCGAAGTTGCGGTCGAAGATGTCCCGGAAGCGTTCGTCTTCCACGTCGAAACGGACGGTTCGTTCGACGTCGACACACTCGTGACCGAGGCGACAGACACGCTCCGGTCACGGGCTGAGGCACTGACCGACGCGGTTGCACTGTAA
- a CDS encoding 50S ribosomal protein L18e yields the protein MSKSNPRLRSLIADLKSAARKGDGDVWSDVAERLEKPRRTHAEVNLGRIERYAQEDETVIVPGKVLGSGVLQKDVTVAAVDFSSTAERKIDQVGETLQLEQALEQFPNGSNVRVIR from the coding sequence ATGAGTAAAAGTAATCCGAGACTGCGTAGTCTCATCGCCGACCTGAAGTCGGCCGCCCGCAAGGGCGACGGAGACGTCTGGAGCGACGTCGCCGAGCGCTTAGAAAAACCGCGGCGCACCCACGCGGAAGTCAACCTGGGCCGCATCGAGCGGTACGCCCAGGAAGACGAAACCGTGATCGTGCCCGGGAAAGTGCTTGGCAGCGGCGTCTTGCAGAAAGACGTTACCGTCGCCGCCGTCGACTTCTCGTCGACGGCCGAGCGGAAGATCGACCAGGTTGGCGAAACGCTACAGCTAGAACAGGCACTCGAACAATTTCCCAACGGCTCGAACGTCCGGGTGATTCGATGA
- a CDS encoding 50S ribosomal protein L13 has product MSIATIDADIVVDARDCIMGRVASQVAERAMDGETIAVVNAEHAVITGDDQDVFETYKKRTDVGNEQGRAYPKRPDGILKRAIRGMVPHKKQRGREAFENVRVYMGNPYDEDPQVLEGTSLNRLSNIRFVQLGDLSARLGAKVTW; this is encoded by the coding sequence ATGAGTATTGCAACGATCGACGCGGATATCGTCGTCGATGCCCGCGACTGTATCATGGGTCGGGTCGCCAGCCAGGTCGCCGAGCGTGCCATGGATGGCGAGACCATCGCCGTGGTCAACGCCGAACACGCCGTGATCACCGGCGACGACCAGGACGTCTTCGAGACGTACAAGAAGCGGACGGATGTCGGCAACGAGCAGGGCCGAGCGTACCCCAAGCGCCCGGATGGCATCCTCAAGCGGGCGATTCGCGGGATGGTGCCCCACAAGAAACAGCGTGGTCGCGAGGCCTTCGAGAACGTCCGCGTCTACATGGGCAACCCGTACGACGAGGACCCGCAGGTCCTCGAAGGGACGTCACTGAATCGACTGTCGAACATCAGATTCGTCCAACTGGGCGATCTCTCGGCACGACTGGGAGCCAAGGTAACATGGTAA
- a CDS encoding 30S ribosomal protein S9, with the protein MVTNTSGKKKTAVARATVSEGEGKVRINSQPVELFDPELAQLKMLEPFRIAEDGLRAAVDVDVTVEGGGVMGQADAARTAIARGLVEHTNDAELRDAYMAFDRSLLVNDVRQSEPKKWGGPGARARYQKSYR; encoded by the coding sequence ATGGTAACGAACACGTCAGGCAAGAAGAAGACTGCCGTTGCCCGCGCAACCGTCTCGGAAGGCGAGGGCAAGGTTCGAATCAACTCCCAGCCCGTCGAACTATTCGACCCGGAGCTGGCGCAACTGAAGATGCTGGAGCCGTTCCGAATCGCCGAAGACGGGCTCCGAGCGGCTGTCGATGTCGACGTGACCGTCGAAGGTGGCGGCGTCATGGGACAGGCCGACGCCGCACGGACGGCGATCGCTCGCGGGCTGGTTGAACACACCAACGATGCGGAACTTCGGGATGCCTATATGGCATTTGACCGGTCGCTACTGGTCAACGACGTTCGCCAGAGCGAACCCAAAAAGTGGGGCGGCCCGGGTGCCCGCGCCCGATACCAAAAATCTTACCGCTGA
- a CDS encoding DNA-directed RNA polymerase subunit N: MMIPVRCFTCGTVIAGHWEEFKERAREGDEDPEAVLDELGVERHCCRRMLVSHEDLVDVVAPYQ; this comes from the coding sequence ATGATGATACCGGTCCGATGTTTCACCTGTGGCACCGTAATCGCCGGACACTGGGAAGAATTCAAAGAGCGCGCCAGGGAGGGCGACGAGGATCCCGAGGCCGTGCTAGACGAACTCGGCGTCGAACGGCACTGCTGTCGCCGGATGCTCGTCTCCCACGAGGATCTGGTTGACGTCGTGGCACCCTACCAATGA
- a CDS encoding DNA-directed RNA polymerase subunit K, translating into MTGDQDYNRYEKARVLGARALQVAYGAPVLIDTEQTQPILIAAEEYDAGVLPFTINRGN; encoded by the coding sequence ATGACTGGCGACCAAGACTACAACCGCTACGAGAAAGCTCGCGTCCTGGGCGCACGGGCGCTGCAGGTAGCATACGGGGCGCCGGTACTAATCGACACCGAACAGACCCAGCCGATCCTCATCGCGGCCGAGGAGTACGACGCTGGGGTATTGCCGTTTACAATCAATCGAGGTAACTAA
- the eno gene encoding phosphopyruvate hydratase codes for MTLITNVTLRRVLDSRGNPTVEADVTTESGGFGRAAAPSGASTGEHEAIELPPSEAIANARDLAVPRLEGEVYAGNQREVDAALHAADGTDDFSEIGANSAVSISMAAAKAGADVLGAPLYQHLGGTFRGDQFPTPLGNVVGGGEHAEEATNIQEYLSAPVGAPSVTEAVFANAEVHAEISNILESRGVPVNKGDEGAWAPPIGDDEAFEVVAEATDRVSEERGFEISFGLDMAAAEMYDAEAEEYVYEGEPNRSTQEQIDYVVEMVEEYDLAYVEDPLDENDFEAFAELTERVGDQTLICGDDLYVTNVERLQEGIDLGSSNSILIKPNQIGTLTDAVDAIELGSKNGIESVVSHRSGETEDTTIAHLAVGAAAPYIKTGTVAGERTAKLNELIRIEENA; via the coding sequence ATGACGCTTATCACCAACGTAACACTCCGACGCGTACTGGACTCGCGAGGCAACCCGACTGTCGAAGCCGACGTCACTACCGAGAGTGGTGGCTTCGGTCGTGCGGCCGCACCGAGTGGCGCAAGCACGGGCGAACACGAAGCGATCGAACTCCCGCCGAGTGAAGCAATCGCGAACGCACGCGATCTGGCCGTTCCGCGACTGGAAGGCGAAGTCTACGCCGGCAACCAGCGGGAAGTCGACGCCGCACTCCACGCTGCCGACGGGACCGACGACTTCTCGGAGATTGGGGCCAACTCCGCGGTCTCCATCTCGATGGCCGCTGCGAAGGCCGGCGCCGACGTGCTGGGCGCACCGCTGTACCAGCATCTCGGTGGGACCTTCCGTGGCGATCAGTTCCCGACTCCGCTCGGTAACGTCGTCGGCGGTGGCGAACACGCCGAGGAAGCGACGAACATTCAGGAGTACCTCTCGGCTCCTGTCGGCGCGCCTTCCGTGACGGAGGCCGTCTTCGCCAACGCAGAGGTCCACGCCGAGATCAGCAACATCCTCGAATCGCGTGGCGTGCCCGTCAACAAGGGCGACGAGGGCGCGTGGGCGCCGCCGATCGGCGACGACGAAGCCTTCGAGGTTGTCGCGGAAGCGACCGACCGTGTCAGCGAGGAGCGCGGCTTCGAGATCAGCTTCGGGCTGGACATGGCCGCCGCAGAGATGTACGACGCCGAGGCAGAAGAGTACGTCTACGAGGGCGAACCCAACCGCTCGACGCAAGAGCAGATCGACTACGTCGTCGAGATGGTCGAGGAGTACGACCTGGCCTACGTCGAGGACCCGCTCGACGAGAACGACTTCGAGGCCTTCGCCGAGTTGACCGAGCGTGTGGGTGACCAGACGCTCATCTGTGGCGACGACCTGTACGTGACGAACGTCGAGCGCCTCCAGGAAGGTATCGACCTGGGCTCGTCGAACTCAATCCTCATCAAGCCCAACCAGATCGGGACGCTGACCGACGCCGTTGACGCGATCGAACTCGGTTCGAAGAACGGCATCGAGTCGGTCGTCTCCCACCGCTCGGGCGAGACCGAGGACACGACGATTGCCCATCTGGCCGTCGGCGCGGCCGCTCCCTACATCAAGACGGGGACGGTGGCCGGCGAGCGGACGGCCAAGCTGAACGAACTCATCAGGATCGAAGAGAACGCATGA
- the rpsB gene encoding 30S ribosomal protein S2 — MSDDDETDTEADEPEAASEPAGEAGAVAEETTPEAEASEPSGDDEVGEQADEQPADDKAQEVPSQDENVMPDEQAEADLLIPVDDYLSAGVHIGTQQKTTDMDRFIHRVRTDGLYVLDVSMTDTRIRKAADFLANYEPEQILVASSRQYGRFPAEKFADAVGARARTGRFIPGTLTNPDYEGYIEPDVVVVTDPIGDAQAVKEAITVGIPVIAMCDSNNTTSNVDLVVPTNNKGRRALSVVYWLLANETLDRRGAKPAYSLDDFESEL, encoded by the coding sequence ATGAGCGACGACGACGAGACAGACACCGAAGCAGACGAACCCGAGGCCGCCTCGGAACCCGCCGGAGAGGCCGGTGCGGTCGCCGAGGAAACCACGCCCGAGGCGGAAGCGAGCGAGCCGTCGGGCGACGACGAGGTCGGGGAACAGGCAGACGAACAGCCGGCAGACGACAAAGCCCAAGAGGTACCCAGCCAGGACGAGAACGTCATGCCCGACGAGCAGGCCGAGGCAGACCTGCTGATCCCGGTCGATGACTACCTCTCTGCCGGGGTTCACATCGGGACCCAGCAGAAGACCACGGACATGGACCGGTTCATCCACCGCGTCCGGACCGACGGTCTGTACGTGCTGGACGTCAGCATGACCGATACGCGCATCCGCAAAGCCGCGGACTTCCTGGCCAACTACGAGCCAGAGCAGATTCTGGTGGCCTCCTCCCGGCAGTACGGTCGCTTCCCGGCCGAGAAGTTCGCCGACGCCGTCGGCGCTCGCGCCCGGACCGGCCGGTTCATCCCTGGGACACTCACCAACCCCGACTACGAGGGCTACATCGAGCCCGACGTCGTGGTCGTCACGGACCCGATCGGTGACGCCCAGGCCGTCAAGGAGGCGATCACGGTCGGCATCCCCGTGATCGCGATGTGTGACTCCAACAACACGACCAGCAACGTCGATCTGGTCGTCCCGACCAACAACAAGGGGCGGCGCGCGCTGTCGGTCGTCTACTGGCTGCTGGCCAACGAGACGCTGGACCGTCGCGGTGCCAAACCGGCCTACAGCCTCGACGACTTCGAGAGCGAACTGTAA
- a CDS encoding molybdopterin-dependent oxidoreductase codes for MARTRTTALFWGAGALAWVLGMVVARPLVGGDPTLVVAQTLIEAAPGSIATWAIETFGKYAQWLLVVGVSFGIVGAGVAIGVAIDRGGLGVQRQLQLSYVIALGVFAVTAGGFYVAGGGISSRWLLATILAIVPPGAVWWAQVGPRGAVGKRRAMRRMSGAAGTVLAGGALARVLGESPSVGGVQPGADLDPVDEKTGTGRTTPAPTGTPGGEALESRSKTNGVVVSEAASDATFGFDFEGMPDRVGAIDNHYVVDKNISAPTVNSQQWELTIEGAVEEPRVLSYDELTTHPAARDLTLTMVCISNTVGGDLISTTDWTGVPIKTLLEETGVEADAIDIVTHAADGYSEALPWSVVSEREDIFLAFGVDGKTVPKRHGFPARLLIPGRYGMKSTKWVTGLEVSASDHEAYWEKRGWDERAVINTLSYVRAIQRRGAQIAVGGIAYAGIRGVEGVDVSLDGGETWAEATLESAPSASAWNRWRYEFTQPNPEALDVRVRATDGDGNRQRRGRSNPHPGGSTGWHSVTLSL; via the coding sequence ATGGCACGCACTCGGACGACGGCCCTCTTTTGGGGGGCGGGAGCCCTCGCCTGGGTCCTCGGGATGGTCGTCGCGCGGCCGTTGGTGGGGGGCGACCCGACGCTGGTCGTCGCCCAGACGCTGATCGAGGCCGCACCTGGGTCGATCGCGACGTGGGCGATCGAAACGTTCGGAAAATACGCCCAGTGGCTGCTGGTCGTGGGGGTATCGTTCGGAATCGTCGGCGCTGGTGTAGCGATCGGCGTCGCGATCGATCGGGGTGGGCTCGGCGTCCAGCGGCAGTTGCAGCTGTCGTATGTAATTGCGCTGGGCGTGTTCGCCGTCACGGCCGGTGGCTTCTACGTGGCTGGTGGCGGGATTTCGAGTCGCTGGCTACTCGCGACAATCCTCGCGATCGTCCCGCCGGGCGCGGTCTGGTGGGCACAGGTCGGACCGCGAGGGGCAGTCGGAAAGCGACGCGCCATGCGACGGATGAGTGGGGCCGCCGGGACAGTGCTCGCGGGCGGTGCCCTCGCCCGCGTCCTCGGCGAGTCGCCATCCGTGGGTGGCGTCCAGCCCGGCGCTGATCTCGATCCAGTAGACGAGAAGACGGGGACTGGAAGGACGACGCCAGCACCGACGGGCACACCTGGTGGGGAGGCACTCGAATCACGGAGTAAGACCAACGGCGTCGTCGTGTCCGAGGCAGCGAGCGACGCCACATTCGGGTTCGACTTCGAGGGGATGCCGGATCGCGTCGGAGCAATCGACAATCACTACGTCGTGGACAAGAATATCTCGGCGCCCACCGTCAACAGCCAACAGTGGGAGTTGACGATCGAGGGGGCCGTCGAAGAGCCTCGGGTGCTCAGTTACGACGAGTTGACCACACATCCGGCGGCTCGCGACCTGACGCTGACGATGGTCTGTATCTCGAATACGGTCGGTGGAGACCTGATCAGCACGACCGACTGGACCGGCGTCCCGATCAAGACACTCCTCGAAGAGACAGGCGTCGAAGCAGACGCCATCGACATTGTCACCCACGCGGCCGACGGCTACTCCGAAGCCCTCCCGTGGTCAGTCGTCTCGGAGCGTGAAGACATCTTCCTGGCATTTGGCGTGGACGGGAAAACGGTACCCAAACGCCACGGGTTCCCGGCCCGGTTGCTCATTCCCGGTCGGTACGGCATGAAGTCGACCAAGTGGGTGACGGGCCTCGAGGTCTCGGCAAGCGATCACGAGGCCTACTGGGAAAAACGCGGGTGGGACGAGCGTGCGGTGATCAACACGCTGTCGTACGTGCGCGCGATCCAGCGCCGAGGTGCACAGATCGCCGTCGGTGGGATCGCCTACGCCGGGATTCGGGGAGTCGAAGGCGTCGACGTGAGTCTCGACGGCGGTGAGACGTGGGCCGAGGCTACCCTGGAGTCGGCGCCATCGGCCTCTGCCTGGAACCGGTGGCGCTACGAATTCACACAGCCAAATCCGGAAGCACTGGATGTCCGCGTCAGAGCAACGGACGGCGACGGAAACCGACAGCGCCGCGGACGATCTAACCCACACCCGGGCGGGTCGACCGGCTGGCATTCTGTGACGCTCTCGCTGTAG